The following are encoded together in the Lactuca sativa cultivar Salinas chromosome 1, Lsat_Salinas_v11, whole genome shotgun sequence genome:
- the LOC111898052 gene encoding respiratory burst oxidase homolog protein C, with protein sequence MHNMGTGDGRTRLDTEAVGVDSVKSEIDDYIESLWMLVMTQWQHSNGLLAGSVSEELTTFSKQQPKAPLDRSKSVDVAFKVLEFISNKEESRTWVAIEKRFDDLTKDTNGLLPRLHFWECIGMNKDSQDFAGVLFDSLSLRANIKGELINKDQMYEFWNQISDQSFDSRLHTFFDMIDKDADGRITENDVREIIILSASANKLSHLQNQADEYAALIMEELDPDNNGYIMIENLEKILLQAPEGNERAESPKLKTTESSKPIRRWYENFRLAKVLFKGKYGAPAQDYKKYSVVLLVGSGMGATPMINIVKDILNNIEAKEEENGSTGEWHKKKSGPTNFETTRAYFYWVTSEQRSFDMVKDIMNDAAEMDKYDVIDMHAYCTRVFEEDDARSALIKMVESLNHAKNGVDVVSASRVKTYFAKPNWFETYMHIALKHSGSRIGVFYGGEPASAKELKQLAHEFSHKTSTKFDFCKQNF encoded by the exons ATGCATAATATGGGTACGGGTGATGGAAGAACTAGATTAGACACCGAGGCTGTGGGTGTTGACAGTGTGAAGTCTGAAATTGACGACTACATTGAATCACTTTGGATGTTGGTGATGACTCAATGGCAGCATTCAAATGGCTTACTTGCAGGGTCGGTGTCTGAGGAGTTGACTACATTCTCGAAACAGCAACCAAAGGCTCCATTAGACAGGAGTAAATCTGTCGATGTCGCTTTCAAGGTGCTTGAGTTTATTAGCAACAAGGAGGAAAGTAGGACATGGGTTGCCATTGAGAAGCGATTTGATGATCTCACCAAGGACACCAATGGATTACTTCCACGGTTGCATTTCTGGGAATGCATTG GGATGAACAAGGATTCCCAAGATTTTGCTGGGGTGCTGTTTGATTCATTATCTCTAAGGGCCAACATAAAAGGTGAATTGATTAACAAAGATCAAATGTATGAGTTTTGGAACCAAATTTCTGATCAGAGTTTTGACTCAAGGCTACACACTTTCTTTGACAT GATTGACAAAGATGCAGACGGTAGGATCACAGAAAACGATGTCAGAGAG ATTATTATCCTTAGTGCTTCAGCCAACAAGCTCTCGCATCTTCAAAATCAAGCAGACGAATATGCCGCATTGATCATGGAAGAGCTAGACCCGGATAACAACGGTTACATCATG ATTGAGAATTTGGAGAAGATATTGTTGCAAGCACCAGAGGGTAACGAGAGAGCAGAAAGCCCAAAGCTGAAAACAACGGAAAGTAGTAAGCCAATCAGGAGATGGTATGAAAATTTTAG ACTAGCAAAAGTTTTATTCAAGGGTAAATATGGAGCACCAGCACAAGACTATAAGAAATACAGCGTGGTGTTACTAGTGGGGTCAGGAATGGGAGCAACCCCAATGATTAATATTGTGAAAGATATTTTGAATAACATTGAAGCCAAAGAAGAGGAAAATGGTAGCACTGGCGAATGGCACAAGAAAAAATCAGGGCCAACAAACTTTGAAACAACAAGAGCTTACTTCTATTGGGTGACTAGCGAACAGCGTTCGTTTGACATGGTTAAAGACATTATGAATGATGCTGCTGAAATGGATAAATATGATGTCATTGACATGCATGCTTATTGCACCAGGGTTTTTGAGGAAGATGACGCTCGGTCTGCCCTAATCAAAATGGTTGAGTCACTTAATCATGCCAAAAATGGTGTTGATGTTGTTTCGGCGTCTCGTGTTAAGACTTATTTTGCCAAACCCAACTGGTTTGAGACGTACATGCACATTGCTCTTAAACACTCGGGTTCCAGAATAG GGGTGTTCTATGGTGGAGAGCCAGCATCAGCAAAAGAGCTGAAACAACTAGCTCATGAATTCTCACACAAGACATCAACCAAATTTGATTTCTGTAAACAGAACTTCTGA